Proteins encoded within one genomic window of Lysinibacillus sphaericus:
- a CDS encoding long-chain fatty acid--CoA ligase produces MMQTPLVLTNFFKRAESYFARKTIVSRTSAHKIHRLTYGEWAKRTRRLADALTKLGMEKGKKIGSFAWNQHRHLEAYFAVPCSGAILHMVNIRLSEEHLIYIINHAEDEILMIDVDLLPIIENIASELKTVKHYIIMTDEETLPETTLPNALSYEELLAAADENFEFPDDLEEEAPAGMCYTSATTGNPKGVVYSHRGLVLHSMMLSMSDSMGISERDVVMPIVPMFHANAWGLPFASVNVGATQVLPGPQFTSDLILDLVEQEKVTLTAGVPTIWIGALQEQEKRERDISSLRAICCGGSASPTRLIRTFEEKYGIPYIVVYGMTETTPIVALSNYMSWMEEWPIEKRIEARATQGMTMAGIESSIINDHGEVPWDGETMGELRLRGPWISHEYYRDERTKDAYRDGWLFTGDIAVRTADGFIKITDRTKDLIKSGGEWISSVDLENALMTHDAIFEAAVIAIPHAKWQERPLACVVLKEGMAATEEELLAFLESQFAKWWVPDDIVFLDEIPKTSVGKFLKAKLRDNVAEIYPKLNMLV; encoded by the coding sequence ATGATGCAAACACCATTAGTATTAACAAACTTTTTTAAGCGAGCTGAGAGTTACTTCGCTAGAAAGACAATCGTGTCGCGTACAAGTGCACATAAAATTCACCGTTTAACATATGGAGAATGGGCGAAAAGGACGCGTCGTTTAGCAGATGCGCTGACAAAGCTGGGGATGGAAAAGGGGAAAAAGATTGGTTCCTTCGCGTGGAATCAGCATCGCCACTTAGAGGCGTATTTTGCAGTGCCATGTTCTGGTGCCATTTTGCATATGGTGAATATTCGCTTATCTGAAGAGCATTTAATTTATATCATTAACCATGCCGAGGATGAGATTTTAATGATTGATGTTGATTTGCTCCCTATCATAGAAAATATTGCTAGTGAGTTAAAAACAGTAAAACATTATATTATTATGACTGATGAAGAGACGTTACCAGAGACAACGTTACCGAATGCTTTATCCTATGAAGAATTATTAGCTGCTGCAGATGAAAACTTCGAATTTCCAGATGATTTAGAGGAAGAAGCACCTGCTGGTATGTGTTATACAAGTGCCACAACAGGAAATCCAAAAGGGGTGGTTTATTCACATCGTGGCTTAGTGTTACACAGTATGATGCTAAGTATGTCCGACTCCATGGGTATTTCAGAGCGCGATGTTGTGATGCCAATTGTGCCAATGTTTCATGCAAATGCTTGGGGGTTGCCATTTGCAAGTGTCAATGTCGGTGCAACCCAAGTACTGCCAGGGCCTCAATTTACTTCTGATTTGATTTTAGATTTAGTGGAGCAAGAAAAGGTGACATTGACTGCAGGTGTGCCTACCATTTGGATTGGAGCATTACAAGAGCAGGAGAAGCGTGAGCGAGATATCAGTTCGCTTCGCGCGATTTGTTGTGGTGGTTCAGCTTCACCAACACGTTTAATCCGTACGTTTGAAGAAAAATACGGTATTCCATACATCGTTGTCTATGGTATGACGGAGACAACGCCAATCGTTGCGTTATCAAATTATATGTCATGGATGGAAGAATGGCCGATTGAAAAACGTATTGAAGCTCGTGCTACGCAAGGAATGACAATGGCTGGGATTGAGTCAAGTATTATTAATGATCATGGAGAAGTGCCATGGGATGGTGAGACCATGGGCGAATTACGTTTACGTGGTCCGTGGATTTCACATGAATATTATCGAGATGAGCGTACAAAAGATGCCTATCGAGATGGCTGGTTATTTACAGGAGATATTGCGGTTCGTACGGCGGACGGCTTTATTAAAATTACTGACCGAACAAAAGACTTAATTAAATCTGGTGGTGAGTGGATTTCTTCTGTAGATTTGGAAAATGCACTAATGACGCATGATGCTATATTTGAAGCAGCAGTTATTGCAATTCCACATGCCAAATGGCAAGAACGTCCACTAGCCTGCGTCGTTTTAAAGGAAGGGATGGCAGCAACGGAAGAAGAATTGCTAGCATTTCTAGAAAGTCAATTTGCGAAATGGTGGGTGCCAGACGATATTGTCTTTTTAGATGAAATCCCAAAAACATCTGTAGGAAAGTTCTTAAAAGCTAAGTTACGTGACAATGTAGCGGAAATTTATCCGAAGCTAAATATGCTTGTGTAA
- the ilvA gene encoding threonine ammonia-lyase IlvA: MEVADTKTVQVENILIAHHFLKDVVVHTPLQKNDYLSEKYGANIYFKREDLQHVRSFKLRGAYYKIKKIEEEARINGVVCASAGNHAQGVAYACAQLKIQASIFMPQTTPKQKIDQVRMFGRDYAEIILAGDTFDDAAESAMAYCEEQSKIFIHPFDDFDVIAGQGTVAVEIMNDMEEPIDYVFGSIGGGGLMSGVSAYVKNLSPNSKIIGVEPAGAGSMKAAFAEGGAVALDWIDKFVDGAAVKCVGHHTYDVCRRYLDDIVLVPEGKVCTTILDLYNKHAIIAEPAGALSVAALDSYKEEIKGKSVVVIISGGNNDIGRMQEIKEKSLIHEGLLYYFIVSFPQRAGALRQFLTSVLGPNDDITTFEYTKKNNKESGPALVGIELGNRDDYEGLLKRMKEFGFNYKEVNNDIQLFGLLV, encoded by the coding sequence ATGGAAGTTGCTGACACTAAAACAGTGCAAGTAGAGAATATCTTAATTGCACATCACTTTTTAAAAGATGTAGTCGTGCATACGCCACTACAGAAAAACGATTATTTATCAGAGAAATACGGAGCTAATATTTATTTCAAACGTGAGGATTTACAGCATGTTCGCTCATTTAAACTTCGCGGTGCTTACTATAAAATTAAAAAAATCGAGGAAGAAGCACGCATTAACGGCGTTGTCTGTGCCAGTGCGGGAAATCACGCACAAGGTGTTGCTTATGCCTGCGCACAGTTAAAAATTCAAGCGAGCATCTTCATGCCTCAAACAACCCCAAAACAAAAAATCGACCAAGTGCGTATGTTTGGCCGTGATTACGCTGAAATTATTTTAGCAGGAGATACATTTGATGATGCTGCTGAAAGTGCAATGGCCTACTGCGAAGAACAAAGTAAAATTTTTATCCACCCATTCGACGATTTTGACGTCATCGCTGGACAAGGCACAGTTGCTGTTGAAATTATGAATGACATGGAAGAACCAATCGACTATGTTTTCGGAAGTATTGGCGGCGGTGGATTAATGTCAGGTGTTTCAGCTTATGTGAAAAACCTTTCCCCAAACAGTAAAATTATCGGTGTAGAGCCAGCCGGTGCAGGCAGTATGAAAGCTGCATTTGCAGAAGGTGGCGCAGTGGCACTCGATTGGATTGACAAATTCGTTGACGGTGCTGCCGTAAAATGCGTCGGTCACCACACTTATGATGTTTGTCGCCGTTATTTAGACGATATCGTGCTTGTTCCCGAAGGAAAAGTATGTACAACCATATTAGATTTGTACAATAAACACGCGATTATAGCTGAACCCGCTGGCGCATTATCAGTTGCTGCTCTTGACAGTTATAAAGAAGAGATTAAAGGCAAATCTGTTGTAGTTATTATTAGTGGTGGTAATAACGATATTGGGCGTATGCAAGAGATTAAAGAGAAATCTTTAATTCACGAAGGATTACTATACTACTTTATCGTAAGTTTCCCTCAACGTGCAGGTGCACTTCGTCAATTCCTAACAAGCGTCCTTGGACCAAATGATGATATTACAACTTTTGAATATACGAAGAAAAACAATAAAGAGAGTGGTCCTGCCTTAGTGGGTATCGAGCTAGGCAATCGCGATGATTATGAAGGATTGTTAAAACGCATGAAAGAGTTTGGTTTCAACTACAAAGAAGTAAATAACGACATCCAATTATTTGGCCTACTCGTATAA
- the bshB2 gene encoding bacillithiol biosynthesis deacetylase BshB2: protein MNLQPQRHILIVYPHPDDEAFSVAGTIAYYTKKMNTPVTYACLTLGEMGRNLGNPPFATRESLPEIRRKELVAAADAMGIQDLRMLGLRDKTIEFEDDEKMVKLVEGLIEELMPSLIFTFLPGFAVHPDHEATARAVVEAVRRMPKAARPQIFGCAFANDTIAKNGEPHVEIDIREMKMDKVKALQAHASQTGWMMQETEKRIDDGEPMSESWLNVEKFYIVNPDNYVK from the coding sequence TTGAATTTACAACCACAACGTCATATTTTAATTGTTTACCCTCACCCAGATGATGAGGCTTTTTCAGTTGCTGGAACGATTGCCTATTATACTAAAAAGATGAATACACCTGTTACATATGCCTGTTTAACATTAGGTGAAATGGGTCGTAATTTAGGAAATCCACCATTTGCTACGCGTGAATCGTTGCCAGAAATACGCCGCAAGGAGCTTGTCGCTGCTGCTGACGCTATGGGCATTCAAGATTTACGTATGCTAGGCTTACGCGATAAAACAATTGAATTTGAAGACGACGAAAAAATGGTCAAGCTTGTAGAAGGTTTAATTGAAGAATTAATGCCTTCGCTTATTTTTACTTTCCTTCCTGGCTTCGCCGTGCACCCTGACCATGAAGCAACTGCACGGGCCGTTGTAGAGGCTGTGCGTCGCATGCCTAAAGCAGCGCGACCTCAAATTTTCGGCTGCGCCTTTGCTAACGATACAATTGCTAAAAATGGTGAACCACATGTCGAAATCGACATCCGTGAAATGAAGATGGATAAAGTAAAGGCTTTACAAGCGCATGCTTCTCAAACTGGTTGGATGATGCAAGAAACAGAAAAACGCATTGATGACGGCGAGCCAATGAGCGAGAGCTGGCTGAATGTTGAAAAGTTCTACATTGTTAACCCTGATAATTATGTAAAATAA
- a CDS encoding YojF family protein, with protein sequence MQEVQVETLQELLNSFANKDVYIHLETTNGSYAAHYDEKFFNAGAFIRNAKINYELAKVVDDSPHRVGLKMAHGWVYAQGITHYELDDLGRLLMAGLDYSGKLAIALEISETPFTY encoded by the coding sequence ATGCAAGAAGTACAAGTAGAGACGTTGCAGGAATTATTGAATTCTTTCGCCAACAAAGACGTTTATATTCATCTTGAGACGACAAACGGTTCTTACGCAGCACACTACGATGAAAAATTTTTTAATGCTGGGGCTTTTATTCGTAATGCCAAAATTAATTACGAACTGGCTAAAGTAGTGGATGACTCTCCACATCGTGTCGGTTTAAAAATGGCACATGGTTGGGTTTATGCTCAAGGTATTACACATTATGAATTAGATGATTTAGGCCGTTTGTTAATGGCTGGACTAGACTATTCAGGTAAATTGGCGATAGCACTGGAAATTAGCGAAACGCCATTTACTTATTAA
- a CDS encoding ABC transporter permease has product MFTAIFGSVEQGIIYAIMALGVYLTFRVLDFPDLTVDGSFVTGAATAATMILLGYHPILATLVAIVAGFIAGCMTGILHTKGKINPLLSGILMMIALYSLNLRIMGLTAENTIGRPNIPLLNSETLFSKFQTFWSNLGIDAALNNVLKSIGIQQVPSTWGTLIVVLLITILIKFIADWFLKTEVGLAIRATGDNKRMIRSFSANTDTLIILGLGLSNALVAFSGALIAQYSKFSDVSMGIGMIVIGLASVIIGEAIFGTKTIMRTTLAVIAGAIIYRIILALALRVDFLDSGDMKLITAIIVILALVVPQFVEKNKERKRKAKRAAERSQVKTVEQGGKGLA; this is encoded by the coding sequence ATGTTTACAGCAATATTTGGCTCAGTGGAGCAAGGAATCATCTATGCAATTATGGCACTCGGTGTTTACTTAACATTCCGTGTGTTAGACTTTCCGGATTTAACGGTTGATGGAAGCTTTGTAACAGGGGCGGCTACGGCAGCAACAATGATTCTGCTTGGCTACCACCCAATCTTAGCGACTTTAGTGGCAATTGTTGCTGGATTTATTGCAGGATGTATGACAGGAATTCTTCACACAAAAGGGAAGATTAATCCGCTATTATCAGGGATTTTAATGATGATTGCCTTGTATTCGCTTAACTTACGCATCATGGGGTTAACTGCAGAAAATACGATAGGTCGTCCGAATATTCCATTATTAAACTCTGAAACCTTGTTTTCAAAGTTTCAAACATTTTGGAGTAATTTAGGTATCGATGCGGCATTAAATAACGTATTAAAAAGCATCGGCATTCAGCAAGTACCGTCAACTTGGGGTACGTTGATTGTAGTTTTACTCATCACGATTTTAATTAAATTTATTGCGGACTGGTTCTTAAAAACAGAAGTCGGGCTAGCTATTCGAGCAACAGGTGATAATAAACGTATGATTCGTAGTTTCTCTGCGAATACAGATACGCTTATTATTCTTGGTCTTGGTCTTTCGAATGCACTTGTCGCATTTTCTGGAGCTTTAATCGCACAATATTCGAAGTTTTCGGATGTTAGTATGGGGATCGGTATGATTGTTATCGGTCTTGCTTCGGTTATTATAGGGGAAGCCATCTTTGGTACAAAAACAATTATGCGTACTACATTGGCTGTAATCGCTGGTGCTATTATTTACCGCATTATTTTAGCGTTAGCATTGCGCGTCGATTTCCTTGATTCAGGTGATATGAAACTCATTACGGCTATTATTGTTATTTTAGCGCTTGTCGTTCCTCAGTTTGTTGAAAAAAACAAAGAGCGAAAGCGCAAAGCAAAACGGGCAGCAGAACGTTCGCAAGTGAAAACGGTAGAGCAGGGAGGAAAAGGCCTTGCTTAA
- a CDS encoding ABC transporter ATP-binding protein: MLKLDGINKIFNEGTPDEKIALAEINLHLKPGDFVTIIGSNGAGKSTMMNMISGALTPDFGSVLIDGNNVTSLPEYKRSHFIGRVFQDPMAGTAPTMTIEENLALAYSRNKSRGLRIGVDKKRRQFFKESLEMLGLNLESRLSAKVGLLSGGERQALSLLMATFTKPSILLLDEHTAALDPSRAELITRITKHLVEKDNLTTLMVTHNMQQALDLGNRLIMMDKGQIILEVGEDRKHELTIPDLMAEFERIRGEKMNSDRALLG; this comes from the coding sequence TTGCTTAAATTAGACGGCATTAATAAAATTTTTAATGAAGGTACACCCGATGAGAAAATTGCACTTGCTGAAATAAACTTACATTTAAAACCAGGCGATTTTGTTACAATTATCGGCAGTAATGGTGCGGGTAAATCTACGATGATGAATATGATTTCTGGTGCGTTAACACCAGACTTTGGTTCCGTATTAATAGACGGTAATAATGTCACAAGTTTGCCAGAATATAAACGGTCTCATTTCATTGGTCGCGTGTTTCAGGACCCAATGGCGGGAACAGCACCGACTATGACGATTGAAGAAAACTTAGCACTTGCGTATTCAAGAAACAAAAGTCGCGGCCTACGTATTGGCGTTGATAAGAAACGTCGACAATTTTTTAAGGAATCATTAGAAATGCTAGGGTTAAACTTAGAAAGTCGCTTATCCGCAAAGGTTGGCTTGCTTTCGGGCGGTGAGCGTCAGGCATTATCACTGTTAATGGCTACGTTTACGAAGCCATCCATTCTATTGCTAGATGAGCATACCGCAGCGCTTGACCCTTCGCGTGCTGAGCTTATTACGCGTATTACGAAGCATTTAGTTGAAAAGGACAATCTTACGACGCTAATGGTCACGCACAATATGCAACAAGCATTGGATTTAGGAAACCGTCTTATTATGATGGATAAAGGTCAGATTATCTTGGAGGTCGGCGAGGATCGCAAACATGAACTGACAATTCCTGATTTAATGGCTGAATTCGAACGCATTCGCGGTGAAAAAATGAATTCTGACCGTGCATTGCTAGGTTAA
- the trpB gene encoding tryptophan synthase subunit beta, with protein MGTAVEQKGYFGEFGGSFVPEELQNVLNILDENFQKYKDDEAFNQELDYYFREYIGRKSPLYFAENLTKQLGGAKIYLKREDLNHTGSHKINNVLGQILLAKRMGANRVIAETGAGQHGVATATACAMFGMDCTVYMGLEDTKRQALNVFRMELLGAKVVAVDKGQGRLKDAVDEAFADLVENYETTFYLLGSAVGPHPFPSMVKHFQSVISRESREQILEKEGKLPTAVLACVGGGSNAIGAFAEYIDDEGVRLIGIEPEKAATLNEGTPGELHGFKCLVLQDAQGNPLPTYSIAAGLDYPGAGPEHSYLKTIGRAEYVIVSNDEVLEAFQVLSKVEGIIPALESSHAVAHAIKLAPTLSPDESIIINISGRGDKDVEQVFNMLKNKATL; from the coding sequence ATGGGTACAGCAGTAGAGCAAAAAGGATATTTTGGTGAATTTGGAGGCAGCTTCGTTCCTGAAGAGCTTCAAAATGTATTAAATATTTTAGATGAGAACTTCCAAAAATATAAAGATGATGAAGCGTTTAATCAAGAACTAGACTATTATTTCCGTGAATATATTGGCCGAAAATCGCCACTGTATTTTGCAGAAAATTTAACGAAGCAACTTGGCGGCGCTAAAATTTATTTAAAGCGTGAAGATTTAAATCATACTGGTTCACATAAAATCAATAATGTACTAGGTCAAATTTTACTTGCAAAACGCATGGGCGCTAATCGTGTTATTGCTGAGACGGGCGCAGGTCAACACGGTGTTGCAACAGCAACTGCTTGCGCTATGTTTGGCATGGATTGCACAGTCTACATGGGACTAGAAGATACAAAACGACAAGCATTAAATGTATTCCGTATGGAGTTATTAGGTGCTAAAGTTGTTGCCGTTGATAAAGGCCAAGGTCGTCTGAAAGATGCCGTAGACGAAGCATTTGCTGATTTAGTAGAAAACTATGAAACAACTTTCTATTTATTAGGCTCTGCAGTAGGACCGCATCCATTCCCTTCAATGGTGAAACATTTCCAATCAGTGATTAGCCGTGAGAGTCGTGAGCAAATTTTAGAAAAAGAAGGCAAACTCCCTACAGCAGTTCTTGCATGTGTCGGTGGCGGTAGTAATGCAATCGGTGCATTTGCAGAATATATCGATGATGAAGGCGTTCGTTTAATCGGTATCGAACCAGAAAAAGCAGCAACATTAAATGAAGGTACTCCTGGTGAATTGCATGGTTTTAAATGTTTAGTATTGCAAGATGCACAAGGTAATCCATTACCAACATATTCAATTGCAGCTGGTCTTGACTACCCTGGGGCTGGCCCTGAACATAGTTATTTAAAAACAATTGGCCGCGCTGAATATGTAATCGTATCAAATGACGAAGTGCTAGAAGCATTCCAAGTACTTTCAAAAGTGGAGGGAATTATCCCTGCGCTAGAGAGCTCGCATGCTGTAGCACATGCTATAAAATTAGCACCAACACTATCACCTGACGAAAGTATTATTATTAATATCTCAGGTCGTGGAGATAAAGACGTTGAACAAGTATTCAATATGTTAAAAAATAAAGCTACACTATAA
- a CDS encoding ABC transporter substrate-binding protein: MKRNMKQLSFLLFGLLLLLAACGSGSSSSSDAKGDEKNSASESGSVDQKTYKIGITQIVEHPSLNAATEGFKKAIEDSGLKVEYDAQIAQGDNSLNTTIANNLVSANVDLIFANSTPSAQAAATATGDIPIIFTSVTDAVGAQLIDSMDKPGKNVTGTIDLHPDTISKTVALLKELGAKNVGMVYNAGEQNSVAQVTEVKKVMAEQGLEVKEASAATSADVKQAAESLIGKVEAFYIITDNTVVSALESVIDVAKANKLPLIVGELDSVERGGLAAYGFEYYDIGYEAGQMAVKILKGEATPADTPAQYPQNLKLVVNKKVADELGIEIKDSWGAELLEK; encoded by the coding sequence GTGAAGCGCAATATGAAACAGCTTTCGTTCCTATTATTTGGATTATTATTATTGCTTGCTGCTTGTGGTAGCGGTAGTTCTAGTTCATCAGATGCAAAAGGTGACGAAAAAAATAGTGCAAGTGAGAGCGGTAGTGTAGATCAAAAAACATATAAAATCGGGATTACTCAAATTGTAGAGCATCCATCTTTAAATGCTGCAACAGAAGGGTTCAAAAAAGCGATTGAGGATTCGGGCTTAAAAGTGGAATATGATGCACAAATTGCACAAGGTGATAACAGCTTAAATACAACAATTGCCAATAACCTAGTAAGTGCAAACGTAGATTTAATTTTTGCTAACTCTACACCTTCTGCACAAGCAGCAGCTACGGCAACGGGCGATATTCCAATTATCTTTACTTCTGTGACAGATGCAGTGGGCGCGCAGTTAATTGATTCGATGGACAAACCAGGGAAAAATGTAACGGGAACAATTGATTTACATCCTGATACGATTTCTAAAACGGTAGCATTATTAAAAGAACTTGGCGCTAAAAACGTCGGTATGGTTTACAATGCTGGTGAGCAAAATTCAGTAGCACAAGTAACAGAAGTGAAAAAAGTGATGGCTGAACAAGGTCTTGAAGTAAAAGAGGCTTCAGCTGCAACTTCAGCGGATGTTAAACAAGCGGCTGAATCGTTAATTGGTAAAGTAGAGGCTTTTTATATTATTACGGATAATACAGTTGTTTCTGCATTAGAATCTGTTATTGATGTAGCAAAAGCAAATAAATTACCGCTTATTGTTGGTGAGCTTGATTCTGTAGAACGTGGTGGCTTAGCTGCATACGGCTTTGAGTACTATGATATCGGCTATGAAGCTGGTCAAATGGCTGTCAAAATCTTAAAAGGTGAAGCAACACCTGCTGATACACCAGCTCAATATCCACAAAACTTAAAATTAGTAGTGAACAAAAAAGTTGCTGATGAATTAGGGATTGAAATTAAAGATTCTTGGGGCGCAGAGCTTTTAGAAAAATAA
- a CDS encoding right-handed parallel beta-helix repeat-containing protein translates to MKKFYFILLVAVAMVIVFVLNNNEDKQDQVIYVATNGNDDNVGTKSKPLRTLKKAALEASAGTTVLIRKGNYHEKLVVKHSGTKSKPITFKAYNKEKVVLSGKDLKDVEEDVALVVINNKNYVTISGLTIQDLSTDLAGETIMGIYVTGSSSHITLDNNHVQRIETHADDGNGHGIAIYGTGTMKDINIANNTLEDLKLGASESLVLNGNIDVFKVENNIVRRSDNIGIDLIGYEGISNDKKVDFVRNGIVKNNIVYEISSYGNPAYGEDYAAGGIYVDGGKNITIEKNTVYKSDIGIEATSEHAKKYADNIKIINNIIYENFYTGISIGGYDENRGGTINSTISQNILYRNDTKGLDGGQLLLQYDTKNNVIERNVLTAGPSRIFISNYFTANQKNKLQKNVFHKEKGETGIWIWKEKEYTSFPKFQKASKSDEKSSYIDPKYQNANKYDFRLKEDSLARKIVF, encoded by the coding sequence ATGAAAAAATTTTATTTTATCCTCTTGGTAGCAGTTGCTATGGTGATTGTCTTTGTTTTAAACAATAATGAAGATAAGCAGGATCAAGTTATTTACGTTGCGACAAATGGAAATGATGATAATGTTGGTACAAAATCAAAGCCATTACGCACATTAAAAAAAGCGGCTTTAGAAGCAAGCGCCGGTACTACCGTCCTCATACGAAAAGGAAATTATCATGAAAAACTTGTCGTAAAACATAGTGGCACCAAGTCAAAACCAATTACATTTAAAGCCTACAACAAGGAAAAGGTTGTCCTTAGTGGAAAGGACTTGAAGGATGTTGAAGAGGATGTAGCCTTAGTGGTGATAAATAATAAGAATTACGTGACCATCAGTGGACTAACTATCCAGGATTTATCTACTGATTTAGCAGGCGAAACAATAATGGGGATTTATGTAACAGGTTCTAGTAGCCATATTACACTAGACAATAATCATGTGCAGCGCATTGAAACCCATGCAGATGATGGGAATGGCCATGGGATTGCTATATACGGAACTGGCACAATGAAAGATATAAATATTGCAAATAATACGTTGGAAGACTTGAAACTAGGGGCAAGTGAATCTCTTGTTCTAAATGGCAATATTGACGTTTTTAAAGTAGAAAATAATATAGTTCGCCGTAGTGATAATATCGGAATTGACCTAATTGGTTATGAAGGCATTTCAAATGATAAAAAAGTGGACTTTGTACGGAATGGCATCGTAAAGAATAATATAGTTTATGAAATATCCTCTTATGGCAATCCAGCTTATGGGGAAGATTATGCTGCTGGCGGAATTTATGTAGATGGTGGCAAAAATATAACCATTGAAAAGAATACCGTTTATAAAAGTGATATTGGAATAGAAGCAACTTCTGAGCATGCTAAAAAATACGCTGATAACATTAAAATAATAAACAATATTATTTATGAAAACTTTTACACTGGGATATCGATTGGTGGGTATGATGAAAATCGGGGAGGTACGATTAATTCTACTATCTCTCAAAATATTCTTTATCGAAATGACACGAAGGGGCTAGATGGGGGACAGCTATTATTACAATATGATACAAAAAACAATGTGATAGAAAGAAATGTTTTAACCGCTGGACCATCGCGGATTTTTATCTCCAACTATTTTACAGCCAATCAAAAAAATAAACTCCAAAAGAATGTATTCCATAAAGAAAAAGGAGAAACGGGTATTTGGATATGGAAAGAGAAAGAATATACATCTTTTCCTAAATTTCAAAAAGCCTCAAAAAGTGATGAGAAGTCTAGCTATATAGATCCGAAATATCAAAATGCAAACAAATATGATTTTAGGTTAAAAGAGGATTCTCTTGCAAGAAAAATTGTATTTTGA
- a CDS encoding QueT transporter family protein has product MKVKFLAASGIIAALYIAVTMLVAPFGFTEVQFRVSEIFNHLVAFNPRFAVGIIMGVFISNLFSPLGAYDLVFGVGQTMITLGLLIVICKFVQNIWARLIINTFLFTSTMFIIAFELNLALELPFLWTWLTVAAGEFVVLAVGAPIMYMLNKRLNFKNMI; this is encoded by the coding sequence ATGAAAGTGAAATTTTTAGCAGCAAGTGGCATTATTGCCGCGCTCTATATTGCTGTTACAATGCTCGTCGCACCATTTGGTTTTACAGAGGTGCAATTCCGCGTATCGGAAATTTTTAATCATTTAGTTGCCTTTAACCCTCGCTTTGCCGTTGGGATTATTATGGGTGTGTTTATTTCAAATCTATTTTCACCACTTGGTGCCTATGATTTAGTGTTTGGCGTTGGACAGACAATGATTACGCTTGGCTTGTTAATTGTGATTTGTAAATTTGTCCAAAATATATGGGCGCGTTTAATCATAAACACATTTTTATTTACATCCACAATGTTTATCATTGCCTTCGAGCTGAACTTAGCATTAGAATTACCATTCCTGTGGACATGGTTAACTGTCGCAGCTGGTGAATTTGTTGTATTAGCAGTCGGTGCACCGATTATGTATATGCTCAACAAGCGCCTAAATTTCAAAAATATGATTTAA
- a CDS encoding TerC family protein, giving the protein MDIIHGILSTYMQFFDWDMWKKVLADPVSWGLISSLIVIEGLLSADNALVLAVLVKHLPDKQRKRALMYGMLGAYFFRFLFIGIGVYLVEFWFIKVLGALYLGWISIAHFLQLGQEDSVKEVKKSGIMVRIFGVFWATVISVELMDIAFSVDSIFAAFAISDQVWVLLIGGMLGILMMRTIAGLFLIIIEKIPELEATAFIIIGIIALKMLVTVFGIYVPHYLFFIILVIAFGLTMVIHVFNKLKIAK; this is encoded by the coding sequence TTGGACATTATTCATGGGATACTATCTACATATATGCAATTTTTCGATTGGGATATGTGGAAAAAAGTATTAGCAGATCCAGTATCGTGGGGATTAATTTCATCGCTCATTGTCATTGAGGGATTACTGTCGGCAGATAATGCGCTCGTACTAGCGGTACTTGTCAAACATTTACCCGATAAGCAACGTAAACGGGCGTTAATGTATGGTATGCTAGGGGCTTATTTTTTCCGTTTTTTATTTATCGGAATTGGCGTGTATTTAGTAGAGTTTTGGTTTATTAAAGTGTTGGGAGCGTTGTATTTAGGGTGGATTAGTATTGCGCATTTTTTACAACTAGGACAAGAGGACAGTGTCAAAGAAGTAAAAAAGTCTGGAATAATGGTGCGGATATTTGGCGTATTTTGGGCTACTGTTATTTCTGTAGAGCTAATGGATATTGCGTTTTCGGTTGATTCCATTTTTGCTGCCTTTGCAATATCTGATCAGGTTTGGGTGTTATTAATAGGCGGCATGCTTGGTATATTAATGATGCGAACAATTGCAGGATTATTTTTAATTATTATCGAAAAAATTCCAGAGCTTGAGGCGACGGCATTTATCATAATTGGGATTATTGCGCTTAAAATGTTAGTGACTGTATTTGGTATATATGTACCGCATTATTTATTTTTTATTATTTTAGTCATTGCCTTTGGTTTGACGATGGTTATCCATGTGTTTAATAAATTAAAAATAGCTAAATAA